The DNA region AAGAAacggctaaaaaaaaaaaaaatcttaatagaTATATGCTCGTCATTGGTGttaattaagtattataacttCAAAACGTAgctatctatattattattactatacaAAATGTCCACTTACAAGAAAAACTTAATAGTTttgttataaaaagaaagaaaggaatctTATATTTTAAGGGATTTGTTTTACCTTTATACATTTGCTTAGAAGTATCATCGatcttgtttgacaaaaaaaaaaaagtatcatcGATCTTTTGGTTGCTTTTCATTGTCTTGTTTCCCTCTTTCCCTCTTTTATATCGCTTTGAAGCAACTAAATATCAATGATTAGTCGTATAATTTCCTTAAGCATCCAAAACTAGTTATATTTTACATAGTTCATCAATATTAGAAAGTTAGAAAAGTAACACACAACATGTATTTGTACGATGTACCCACCGTGACGGCAAAGCGTACATAAAGCTAAGGGAAACTCAAGCAACGCAACTCGCTTATACACATATCGGTGCTTCGTGAGCAACAGCTATTACCCAATCATCTGTCTCCACTTGTCCGGTTTAATAATTTGAAGTAAACCACCACCTAATTATTGggatattattctttttaattaaaaaagtaagatataaaaaggaataataataatgattcaGATGCTTTCTTCTAATAAAGACTAAAACCCATTCGCTTCGCTCTCTCTCCGATCACCACCACCATTTTGATCTAACGGTCTCATTCTCTTCATACTGTATAACGAAAccgaagaataaaaaaacagaggcGCATTAACGAATCTGACGGAgaagcttttgtttttctgggaAAAAAGggttcacttttttttgttgtttgggaGGGGGGCAATCTTCGCTCTCGATCTATGACTTACAGCAATGGCGTCGATGCGACGGTGCCTGAGCTGAAATTGAGAGCCGAAGATTCCGAAAAGGGTGATTATGTTAAATTGNNNNNNNNNNNNNNNNNNNNNNNNNNNNNNNNNNNNNNNNNNNNNNNNNNNNNNNNNNNNNNNNNNNNNNNNNNNNNNNNNNNNNNNNNNNNNNNNNNNNNNNNNNNNNNNNNNNNNNNNNNNNNNNNNNNNNNNNNNNNNNNNNNNNNNNNNNNNNNNNNNNNNNNNNNNNNNNNNNNNNNNNNNNNNNNNNNNNNNNNNNNNNNNNNNNNNNNNNNNNNNNNNNNNNNNNNNNNNNNNNNNNNNNNNNNNNNNNNNNNNNNNNNNNNNNNNNNNNNNNNNNNNNNNNNNNNNNNNNNNNNNNNNNNNNNNNNNNNNNNNNNNNNNNNNNNNNNNNNNNNNNNNNNNNNNNNNNNNNNNNNNNNNNNNNNNNNNNNNNNNNNNNNNNNNNNNNNNNNNNNNNNNNNNNNNNNNNNNNNNNNNNNNNNNNNNNNNaaaaggttttttttttttttttttttttttttattcgaagATCTGATTGCTTATATGGTTACATTTGTTTGGAATTAGGGTATGCGTAAAGGAGTCTAGTTTCTTCTGattaaattagggttcttttgtCTTTTAGAACGTATTCACACCAGATGATTTGTGAGCTCAGCTACTAAAGCTTGAAACTTTCGTCCAATTCTGCGTCTGTGGTTTGCTAATTTGTCTATCATTCATCAGCTCTGTCTGGTGTTTCTCAATCTTCTATGTTTGCTTGTTCCAGAATTAGTTTGACATGTTCCTATATGTAACTTCATTTGTGATGCTAATGGGTGGCCTATGGCGTGGCTGATGTTTTTATACTCCATTGCAGCTCTCCAGCCTTAAGTTCGaatgcaaataatttttatatggaTTTGTAGTATTTTGTGTATGTGTTTATTAAGTTAAGTGATCCATTCTGATGTTTGTCAATCATGCAATTGTTGATATTTGTGATAATAGAGTTGGTCTCTTATGTTATGAAACGTGAAGTATATATATCCTCATATGTGTTTGCTGTGTTAACGTTTTCAGGAACTGATTCCGTTTATAAAATGGGTGAGAGGCACTTTCAGCATCCCGGTTCTCGGTCTTCTACTCTTTGCCTCGGTGGCCTTGTTCCCAAGCATTCTTCTTCCCTCTTCTCCTTCCATGTGGATGGCTGGACTTACATTTGGCTATGGAAAAGGGTTTCTGTTGATTTTATCAGCAGCATCAATTGGTGTTACCCTTCCTTTCTTAATCGGACATCTCTTTCTCCACAAGATGCAAGTAAGCATCTTCTCAAACACTTGGATCTTGTGCACTCTTTGGCTTGCATACTTATTAAACTTTTAGATGATCAATTTGACCCTTTTCTTCCTGGTCTTTATCTGCAGGAATGGTTGAAGCAATACCCGAAAAAAGCAGCCATACTTAGAGCTGCCGGTGAAGGAACATGGTTTCATCAGTTTCAAGCAGTCACTCTAATCCGTGTCTCTCCATTCCCTTACATGATCTACAACTACTGCGCATTAGCAACTGGAGTTCA from Camelina sativa cultivar DH55 chromosome 3, Cs, whole genome shotgun sequence includes:
- the LOC104778694 gene encoding transmembrane protein 64, whose amino-acid sequence is FQELIPFIKWVRGTFSIPVLGLLLFASVALFPSILLPSSPSMWMAGLTFGYGKGFLLILSAASIGVTLPFLIGHLFLHKMQEWLKQYPKKAAILRAAGEGTWFHQFQAVTLIRVSPFPYMIYNYCALATGVHYGPYILGSLVGMVPEIFVSIYTGIMLRTLAVASDERHMLSVVEIVVNVLGFCVTASATIVCTIYAKKKLSAMQSEEVETLQNPIL